Proteins from a genomic interval of Gossypium hirsutum isolate 1008001.06 chromosome A09, Gossypium_hirsutum_v2.1, whole genome shotgun sequence:
- the LOC107891901 gene encoding 3,9-dihydroxypterocarpan 6A-monooxygenase has translation MAPTLSICLTDYFHHLLILIISTLFLLFLVKSFRNFKSKSKYPPTPPAFPIIGHIHLLKSGLPTSFQSLARIYGPIMQIRVGAANFVVASDAKSAQQILRTFDADFASKFQPGPTNYHIYEDSSFVNAPYGAYWRFMKKLCMTKLFTGSQLDRFNGIREQETSKLLKSLLNKSKAGEPCDLAAEVTELTNNMIYRMAMGRRCSNYPNQAAKIRRFITDSMKYAAKFHFGEVFGPLKKFDLFGNGKRLKLTLKGYDQMIEQIMKDYQDNDLETSENDDEKDVMDILLESYKDTNAEVKLTRDQIKNFFMELFMAGVDTTAAAIRWAIAELINHPNIFKILREELDSVVGNNRLIKESDVPKLPYLQAVVKETLRLHPPGPLLRRVPNKDSKINGFDLKKGTRVFINVYMIMRDPNCYKEPEKFMPERFLGNSTEMKGQDFHYLPFGSGRRACPGASHAMFVMHATIGALTQCFNWKVKEAEKVDTEAAGTGYSGAFAVPLLCYPNTRFYPFQE, from the exons ATGGCGCCTACTCTTTCTATTTGCCTCACCGACTACTTCCACCACCTCTTAATCCTCATCATTTCTACTCTTTTCCTACTTTTCTTGGTTAAGTCTTTCAGAAATTTCAAGTCCAAATCAAAGTATCCGCCCACCCCTCCAGCTTTTCCCATCATCGGTCACATTCATCTCTTAAAATCTGGATTGCCTACATCTTTCCAATCTCTAGCCCGAATATACGGTCCCATAATGCAGATACGGGTCGGAGCTGCTAACTTCGTTGTGGCCTCGGATGCAAAATCAGCTCAACAAATTTTGAGAACATTTGACGCTGATTTTGCCTCCAAGTTCCAACCCGGTCCCACTAATTACCACATATATGAAGACAGTTCTTTCGTTAATGCTCCTTATGGTGCTTATTGGAGATTCATGAAGAAATTATGTATGACTAAACTGTTTACGGGTTCGCAGCTCGATCGGTTCAACGGAATTCGAGAGCAAGAGACTAGCAAACTCTTAAAATCGCTGCTGAACAAGTCTAAAGCAGGGGAGCCATGTGACTTGGCTGCAGAGGTAACTGAGCTGACAAATAACATGATTTATAGAATGGCAATGGGAAGGAGATGTTCAAACTATCCTAACCAAGCTGCGAAAATCAGAAGATTTATTACAGATTCCATGAAATATGCGGCAAAGTTTCATTTTGGAGAAGTGTTTGGGCCTTTGAAGAAATTCGACCTATTCGGTAATGGAAAGAGGCTTAAGTTGACTCTAAAGGGTTATGATCAAATGATAGAGCAGATTATGAAGGATTATCAAGATAATGATCTGGAAACTAgtgaaaatgatgatgaaaaagatgTGATGGATATTTTGTTGGAGAGTTACAAAGACACAAATGCTGAAGTGAAGTTGACTAGGGATCAGATCAAGAACTTTTTCATG GAATTGTTTATGGCTGGTGTGGATACAACAGCGGCGGCAATACGATGGGCAATTGCGGAGCTTATCAACCATCCCAACATATTCAAAATCCTTAGAGAAGAGCTCGACTCAGTTGTGGGGAACAACAGACTAATCAAAGAATCTGATGTGCCAAAACTCCCTTACTTGCAAGCAGTAGTGAAGGAAACCCTAAGACTACACCCTCCAGGGCCCTTACTCCGCCGGGTTCCAAACAAAGATAGCAAAATCAACGGCTTCGATCTCAAGAAAGGGACTAGAGTTTTCATTAACGTCTACATGATCATGAGGGATCCCAATTGCTATAAGGAACCTGAAAAGTTCATGCCTGAGCGCTTCTTAGGCAACAGTACTGAAATGAAGGGCCAGGATTTTCATTACCTTCCCTTTGGCAGTGGAAGGAGAGCCTGTCCTGGTGCATCTCATGCTATGTTTGTGATGCATGCCACCATTGGAGCCCTTACACAATGCTTTAATTGGAAAGTGAAAGAGGCGGAGAAAGTTGATACTGAAGCAGCTGGAACTGGTTATTCGGGTGCATTTGCAGTTCCTCTCCTGTGTTATCCCAATACCCGTTTTTATCCTTTTCAGGAATGA
- the LOC107889522 gene encoding 3,9-dihydroxypterocarpan 6A-monooxygenase produces the protein MVDSQEYILLFLIWFITIFFLRAILSNSRGKKPHLPPTPRALPVIGHMHLLGPIPHQALNKLSDRFGPLVYFYIGSKPCLLVSSQETAKEVFKNHETTFLNRPKMVNLDYLTYGTADMAMAPYGPLWKYMKKLCMSELLGTRTLDQLLPVRREEMTRFVRLIQDKAKTGEALDVGVELMRLTNNIISRMLLSKRCSDKEDEANEVQTIVKEMNKLGTKFNLSDLLWFCKNLDLQGFRKRLKDVRDRYDILMEKIILEHKEARKKNKSTAADTVKDVLDILIGISEDQNAEMKLTAENVKAFVMNFFGAGTDTSSVTIGWGIAELINHPNVMEKVQTEIDSVVGRNRILEESDISNLPYLQAIVKETLRLHPGGPLVVRESTEDCVIGGYEIPEGTRLFVNVWALGRDPNQWENPLEFLPERFLSEEWRQGKNQFLDVRGQHFSLLPFGSGRRSCPGASLALQVVPTVLGIMVQCFDWKVRDGANGTVNMEEKAGMTLLRAHPLVCHPVTRLSPFPAL, from the exons ATGGTTGATTCACAAGAATACATTCTTCTCTTCCTTATCTGGTTCATAACCATCTTCTTTCTCCGAGCCATCCTTAGCAACTCACGAGGGAAAAAACCCCATCTTCCACCCACCCCACGTGCCCTTCCAGTTATTGGACACATGCACCTCCTTGGCCCCATACCTCACCAAGCTCTTAACAAACTTTCAGACCGCTTTGGACCTTTGGTCTACTTCTACATCGGATCAAAGCCTTGTCTGCTTGTGTCTTCCCAAGAAACCGCAAAAGAAGTATTTAAAAACCATGAAACTACTTTCTTAAACCGCCCAAAAATGGTCAATCTTGATTACCTTACATATGGTACTGCTGATATGGCCATGGCACCTTATGGTCCCCTTTGGAAGTACATGAAGAAACTTTGCATGTCTGAACTTTTGGGGACTCGAACCTTGGACCAACTCCTTCCCGTCAGACGTGAGGAGATGACTAGATTTGTAAGATTAATACAAGACAAAGCTAAGACAGGTGAAGCACTTGATGTTGGAGTGGAACTGATGAGGCTGACCAACAACATAATATCAAGAATGCTACTTAGTAAGAGGTGTTCAGATAAAGAAGATGAAGCCAATGAAGTGCAGACAATAGTGAAAGAGATGAACAAACTTGGCACAAAGTTTAATCTATCGGATTTACTttggttttgtaaaaatttagATCTGCAAGGGTTTAGGAAAAGGCTCAAGGATGTTCGAGATAGATATGATATTCTGATGGAGAAAATCATATTGGAACACAAGGAAGCAAGAAAGAAGAATAAATCGACTGCAGCTGACACTGTGAAAGATGTACTTGATATTTTGATCGGAATATCAGAAGACCAAAATGCTGAGATGAAATTGACCGCAGAGAATGTAAAAGCATTCGTTATG aatttttttggGGCTGGGACGGATACATCCTCGGTTACAATAGGATGGGGAATAGCAGAGCTTATTAATCACCCAAATGTGATGGAGAAAGTACAAACGGAGATTGACTCTGTGGTTGGAAGGAACAGAATACTGGAAGAATCTGACATATCAAACCTCCCATATCTGCAAGCTATAGTAAAAGAAACATTAAGGCTTCATCCTGGTGGACCATTAGTTGTGAGAGAGTCAACAGAAGATTGTGTCATTGGTGGTTATGAGATTCCGGAAGGTACCAGGCTCTTTGTCAATGTGTGGGCTCTTGGTAGGGACCCCAATCAATGGGAGAACCCCCTTGAGTTCTTACCAGAACGATTTCTTAGTGAAGAGTGGAGGCAAGGCAAGAACCAGTTTTTGGATGTGAGGGGACAACACTTCAGCCTGTTGCCATTTGGGAGTGGAAGAAGAAGCTGCCCTGGAGCTTCGCTGGCACTACAGGTTGTCCCAACAGTCCTTGGCATAATGGTACAATGCTTTGATTGGAAGGTTAGAGATGGAGCAAATGGCACTGTTAATATGGAGGAAAAAGCTGGAATGACTCTTCTTAGAGCTCATCCATTGGTTTGTCACCCAGTCACAAGGCTATCTCCATTTCCAGCACTATGA